Within Candidatus Hydrogenedentota bacterium, the genomic segment CGAATCCGCACCAGGCACTTGCCGCAGGTCCCGCCCCCGCCGCAGGGGGTGTCCAGCGCAAGGCCCGCGCGGCCCGCCGCCTCCACCAGCAGCGTGCCCGGCAGCACTTCCACCGCGCGTCCGCCGGGGTCAAACTGAACCCTGCACATTCTCTCGCCCACGTTCCAGATGCTCCCGCTGTCGTGGCCGGCGCATCCGGCCCGTAGAGGCAACAACATACACCCGCCGGACCCGGGGTTCAAAATGTCCGCACCGGACCCGTCCGCCAAAGCCGCCCAACATTTTGATGCCGCCCGTGTTCACATGACACAATGGCGGGCCACGGGCCGGAGCGGCCCCCACAGGAGTTTCCGATGAAAAGAGCA encodes:
- a CDS encoding 2Fe-2S iron-sulfur cluster binding domain-containing protein — its product is MGERMCRVQFDPGGRAVEVLPGTLLVEAAGRAGLALDTPCGGGGTCGKCLVRIR